One Ranitomeya imitator isolate aRanImi1 chromosome 4, aRanImi1.pri, whole genome shotgun sequence genomic window, TAGACTTATGACATGCTCCGCAGGAAGGATGGAAAGTAAAGGAGACAAAAGTTATTATGAATTATATCACCCCCATAAATTTGCTTTCCAGCTCCATGTCAGTTTATAACCCATTAAGTAAGGCAGAGAAGCATCAGAAAAGAAGTTCCTGGTCTGAAGCATGCATTATTATTTGCATTATATTATACAAGAGCATCAAAAGTAGCCATTGCTGATTGTTTGTTGCAATGATTCCCCTGGTCTCTGATGATTTTATAACACGCGTAACATAGTGacctaaaaaaaacaacaaaaaaacaaagagaaaaacTAAACAATTAGAATTCAAAGAAGTTTTCAGTGTTGGTCTCTATATCTGCTGTTGCCTGGCCATGTAATCTTCTCTTCCAGAGCATAGCCATTGAGGGGTGAGCCAGGTATCAGAACACCCAGGTCAGGAGGAGATGGAAAATGTGACAATAAAACCACTTTTGTTTGGAGAACTTCTGAATCCTTCTCCAGACCAGCAGGGATCTTCAGCCAGTTTCTGGGCACAAGAGTGGTAGGTAGTGCAAGGCAGGGGAGTTTGGAGAGCCCAACATATATTTACTGTACCCACAAAAGTCCTTTTTCTGTGCCGATATCCACAATTTGGATATGGAGGAGTCACTGTCTCTGGCTCTGTGATTACATGTGGCCTCCTTGCCTTCACTGATACAGCTCATTGTCTTTGATATGCTCTAGCTGTTCTCTTAGTTTCCTGAAAGAAGGTCGCTGGTTGGGGTCTAAATGCCAACACTGTTTCATCAACTCGTACACAATAGCGGGGCATCCATCTGGTGCATCCATCTTGTATCCTTTCTCTACCCGAGGGACAACATCTTTTAGGGCCTAGGTAGCAAACAATCAAGATGTTAAAACGTACCGCAAAAACcaatatacatttttttatgttttggtatcACACTCCAGGGCTCCTTCATAGACTGAACCACCAGCTCCCAAATATTTGCTGGTGTTGTTGCTCAGCACCGGGTTCTCAATTCCACATTTTCTGGTCTTGCATTGGGCTGGCTGGATTTTCCGAAAAGGTGAAAACCTTAATATAAAAAGGTTCTATATGTGGAGGTTGAACTGGACCCTGCTATATACCTACTAAATGTTTCCCCTAGAGGGATGGTGCGGAATTCAACCAGACTGCTGTTACATTTGTTGATGACAGCTAGATGTTTGATTGCCCTTCATTGGAGACAGACTACTCCCTCATCTTATCAGAAGGTTTTGGATAGAATAGCCAACATCCACAGGATGGAGCACGACAGCCTTATTGAATGCGAGTCTGGACAGATTTCAAGATTTCAAACTGTCTGGGCTCCCTGGGACTATTTTAGGGCCCAAAACAACAGTTAGGAGAAGGTTGGCTTTTGAACAGGGTTCTTCTTCTTCCCTTCCCTACATGAATGTCTCGTCTTAATTAGTATTGAGGTTTTATAAGAATTGTAATAGGTGTATGGGGATGGAGTCATCTTAACTTGGTATAATTTAGAACTGCTGTTGGGCTTGGTCTTTTTCTGTTCTATTGCACAATATGTTTTGATGCCACTAAAGGGAAACGTCTTCCAAGAGTTCATTCTAATCTTACTCCATTCTTTCTGATCCTCTAATTCTCAAGACAAATTGTGATTGTTTTGTCTTATTTCTGATTGTAAAATTTTATAAAGTGtaataaaaattaattaaaaaaaaaaacaacatactgcAACGAAAAGCTAGGGTTCTCTAGGATTTTGATATTTTGGTGGACTGAATGCCAATCCCTGATTCTTTATAATAAATGAAATTAGACTACTACAATGCCAGTagttacagtggggaaataagtatttgatcccttgataattttgtaagtttgcccactgacgaagacatgaacagtctataattttaaggataggttaattttaacattgagagatagaatagaaagaaaataccttttttaaaaattgtgTACTTTTAATataacaataaaagtaaaagtTTAGGGGTTATGCCTTAGTTtggtttgttttttgaattgaGTGGTAGTGCTAGTCCATGATCAACCTCCAACTGTATTCAGCCGGCCTTCTTCAGAGCCCCAGCTTGCAGAAATTCTGGGAACCATGGTGGTCCGGACCCCCAGTGATCGTAAAGTTACCTATATCGCATTGCTAGGGAATAACTTTCAAATTTGAGAATATCTCTACATgggtgttaggctgggttcacattgcgttatggcagtccgttagacgactgcgtcataacgcagtccgttaacgatgTCATTAACCCCAATTATCGGGCGCATCGCCAATGCGTGCCATAAtccgcatgcgctagcgatgtgccgtcattctgtgacggaccctcggacgcaggctgcagcgtttcctggtccggcaccgctagcacagatagagcatctgcgctagcgcgatcgtatAACGCGATCTTTTTCCGCACTTGCATTAACGTAGTCAGTTTAACGCATGcgatgaacggactgcactaacgcaatgtcaacTTAGCCTTACACAAATTGGACACATTCAACTGCACAGAAAAAATCCCCatcaaaaacacaacgtgtgcacacagcctgacagGAGCTTGATGTCTAGTGATTGGAGAGGTTCAGTGGACATATTGCCTGAGAGTTCTCTTTATTGCATATAACTATAGTACAATATATAAAGCAATTTACTAAGCTGAAAGTTCTAAGCTATAGCATAAAAAGTGTTCACTTTTAGCCGTATGTATGCAAATAATTATACTACTGAAAACATATAGATACCTTACTAATTTTATTTCACATATACCCTTCCCTATATGAATTCTATCTGCTGGCAATAGCATTTTCAGCTGATAAGTGACAACCAATATACTTACAATGCGTGGATAAGGCACTCGCCCAAATGAGTAGATTTCCCACAACAGTATTCCAAAACTCCACACATCAGATTTTGTTGAAAAATTCTGAAAAAACATACATTATAATGTTGTAAATTatgcaaaaaaataaacatttctacTCAATCTTTAAGAACGGTAAGAAACTGGGGATCCTACAGCTTAGAACTCCCACCAAATACAAGAACAGGAGTCCAGCGTCCATCATTTGAAAGAAGCAAGGTTCGGCCCTGCTCGTTGTTGCTCCATTCAAAATCTATGGAACTGATGGCCATCTCCAGCTGTCCAATAGACATTGAATGGAGGGCAGTGCTTATGCTTCCCCGTTGCTCTATTTAATCGGGGCGTTTCGTGTCTCACTTTTCATGATTGCGGGACTGCAGAAATAGGACCCTAGTGATCAGTAACATATTACCTATCCTGTGGATAAAGGATAATAACTTCTTTAAACATTGAACACATCTTAATTCATTTTTGATTTTCGGTATCTATTTCTAAGGACTTTAGACgctaaaatcttcagttttacaccCAAAGTTTTATGAGGTTGTTAACTACTGGGCAATCACCTGGCAGTCCCATGACAAACATTGTTATGCGACAGTGTCTGCTGATTGACAGAGAAGGTTGCAGCCAGACTGGAAATCTGCTCTTCTGGAATAGTGAAGAGTATAGCTAATTAGTGGCCTGTACCAATAACCTCTTTAAGATGCATAATTATGCCTGGAAGTGTGACTTGCATCACCTGAGCCATATCTGTAACAGCCATTAAGTGTCACTTTTAAAATTCCAGTATTCTTTAAGCTTTTGGAACCCCAGAATCACCAGTGCCCCggcaccaccaccacctctgcACCCCCTAAATATACTAGAGGTAGTAGAAAGAAAGAAATTAAGAAATCAAATGAAATATTTCAGAGCTTGGAGCAGATTGATCATATCCAGCTAAGTGCCAAGTCATGATGCTGCTGACTATGTTCAAATGCCACTTACCTTCTCTCGTAGAGCCTCGGGTGATGTCCACTTCACAGGCAATTTGCTGGTGTCTTGTGTTGCAGATGCTTCTTTTGTGAGTCCGAAATCACTGACTTTGGCAATGTTTTCCTCTGAGACTAACACATTTCGTGCTGCTAAATCTCTGTGCACAAAGTTATTGTCTTCTAAATACTCCATACCTTCCGACACGTCTCTAAGAAAAACAAAAGCATTTATAGTGACCAGGGGACCACAAAGACTAAATCTACCTGTGGTTGTGAGCAATACTAGTGGACAAGCCTTTTAAAGGGGATAATCAGTGGCACTGTAATCCAAGGGGATGACCTTCATAGACAAGCCATAAAACTAGAGAAAGACCACCTGAAGCCCATAAAGTAGGCCAAACTGATTAGATGGCTGTCTGTTGAGCGAAGCTTCAGCTGATCATTTGGCAGGCTCTCCCATATGCGTGAGCATTCATTAAGCACATCGATCTTGTGTGCTCCATGAGAATGCTGGTGTAGACATGCCTGCTGAGGACTCATCTCAGGGAGAGCAGTTCAAAATCAGACATGCCTAATCGTTatctcccccatacacattagattgtggGTCGAACCCATGGATATCAGCAAGTttagccaacattagtctaatgtgtataagAGCCTTTACTGTATAGACAGATTTATTATTTCCCACTACAACTGTTTGGAAATCACATTGTTTTCTTGTAGTTTTGTAAGAACGTCTTGTGGTAATGACATCAAATTTTTGTCTTCACATTAACAGCAAATTTGGGTATACTTACAAAGAAAACTTCAGTAAACAGTCTCCTCCCAGCACCGATCTTCCTCGAGATCTTAGATAGTCTACCAAGCTCCCCTAGGAACGACAAACATACAACTAGTCAGAACAATGGGGCGcacaagtaagggtaccgtcacactataacatttcgatcgctacgacggtacgattcgtgatgttccagcgatatcgttacgatatcgctgtgtctgacacgcagcagcgatcagggatcctgctgagaatcgtacgtcgtagcagatcgtttagaactttctttcatcgctggatctcccgctgtcatcgctagatcggtgtgtgtgacaccgatctagcgatgcgatccagcgatgcgttcgcttgtaaccagggtaaacattgggtaactaagcgcaggaccgcgcttagttacccgatgtttaccctggttacaagcgttaaactaaaaaaaaaaaacagcacatacttacattctggtgtcagtcaggtcccttgccgtctctgcttctcgcactgtgactgccggctgtaaagtgaaagcagagcacagcggctgtgctttcactttcactttacggccggcagtcactgagtgcaggaagcagactgcaagggacctgacggacaccagaatgtaagtatgtgctgtttgtttttttttagtttaacgcttgtaaccagggtaaacatcgggtaactaagcgcggtcctgcgcttagttacctgatgtttaccctggttacccggggacctcggcatcgttggtcgctggagagctgtctgtgtgacagctccccagcgaccacactacgatttacctacgatcacggccaggtcatatcgctggtcgtgatcgtaggtaaatcgtatagtgtgacggtaccctaacacatgGGCCAGAAGGTGACTAGATCAATAATCTGGGAGCTTCATTAAAGCCAACCTGTTCCAGATTTACCTTTGCCATAAACTCTGTGACGATAAACAGGCTGCTCCGGTCTTCTACAATCACTCCCAGTAACTGAACCAGATTCTTGTGTCGTAATTGCCTGAAAATACAAATCATTCCTTCAGTTAAAGAATGGTCACATTATCTACTGCAGATAGAGAATACATGACTAGGGAATGCCAAGGTTAACGTATACAAATTTAGAGGCCCATAAACCTACAAATGAATGATAATCCTGCCCTCCGTGTTTATTAAGATAGTGAAGAAGAAAACGGGGTACAAGACTGATCTTGCAGAGAaaagtttttatatttttgtgAGTTTTCCATGTTAAGTGTTACTTTAATAAATAGGAAAAATTGAAGAGTTGGATTGTTGTGAATTGGATATTGGAATGATGCTATAGGTCTATCAACATTATAAGGCGTAGAACTGCTACAATTAACTAGACTCGGCTATTTTTGTAATCATACTAAAGAACAAATGGGCTCTGCATACAAATGTATCTGGTTGTGAAAAATGTGCTTAATTCACATAGGAGGCTTTTAGAACCAATTTGGACTTCATtgcttttaggccggcgtcacacttgcgagttttacggacgtaagagcgcagaaactacgtccgtaaaactcgcaaaacatacggcacaattattctctatgcccctgctcctatctgccgtattaaactgatcagtattatacggctttctacggccgtacaaaatcgcagcatgctgcgtttgtcaccgtactgcgcaagaaatacgccaatgaaagtctatggaagcgtgaaaaatacggattacacacagacaagcagtgtgacttgcgagaaatgcgcagcggtgttatagagaaaagccggtaattcagtgcggtgtacagtaaaatcatactgacaggttacaatagaatagctagaATTAATGTCTGCACATagaatagagagagatagatagagatatatatatatatatatatatatatatatatatatatatatatatatatatatgtatgtattgagacacatatatgtatatatatatatatatatatatatatatatatatatatatatatatatatattaatatttattccagcgctatacagcttgaaagccggtaattcaattaccggctttttctttctccttcctaaacccgacatgatttgagacatggttaacatacagtaaacaatgtcttctctccattttttttgcagattccacactactaatgtcagtagtgtgtatctgcaaaatttggccgttctatctactaaattaaagggttaaatggcggaaaaaattggcgtgggctcccgcgcaattttctccgccagagtagtaaagccagtgactgagggcagatattaatagcctggagagggtccacggttattgccccccccctggctaaaaacatctgcccccagccaccccagaaaaggcacatctggaagatgcgcctattctggcacttggccactctcttcccattcccgtgtagcggtgggatatggggtaatgaagggttaatgccaccttgctattgtaaggtgacattaagccaaattaataatggagaggcgtcaattatgacacctatccattattaatccaattgtagtaaagggttaaataaaacacaaacacattattaaaaattattttaatgaaataaaaacaatggttgttggagtattttattctacgcccaatccaatcactgaagaccctcgttctgtaacaaaaaaaacataataaaccaacaatatccttaccctccgcagatctgtaacgtccaacgatgtaaatccatctgaaggggttaaaataatttgcatccacgagctttgctaatgcaatgatgctcatgtctgcaaaaaccccggaaaatgaaggtaaagtaggtcaatgacctatatttactttcatttgcggtgaggcaccctctgctggctgttcctagatcgtcggaactttcctagaaagctccctggctcgagttcatatgaggacaaccagcagagggcgcctgttatgatctcgagccagggagctttctaggatagttcccacgatctaggaacagccagcagagggcgcctcaccgcaaatgaaggtaaatataggtcattgacctactttaccttcattttccggggtttttgcagacatgagcatcattgca contains:
- the CSK gene encoding tyrosine-protein kinase CSK isoform X2: MSKMPLSSSAIPVSRWFHGKITREQAERLLYPPETGLFLVRESTNYPGDYTLCVSCEGKVEHYRIIYKTGKLTIDEEAYFDNLMQLVEHYTNDADGLCTSLMKPKLMEGTVAAQEEFFRSGWALKMKELTLLQTIGRGEFGDVMLGEYKGSKVAVKCIKNDATAQAFVAEALVMTQLRHKNLVQLLGVIVEDRSSLFIVTEFMAKGSLVDYLRSRGRSVLGGDCLLKFSLDVSEGMEYLEDNNFVHRDLAARNVLVSEENIAKVSDFGLTKEASATQDTSKLPVKWTSPEALREKNFSTKSDVWSFGILLWEIYSFGRVPYPRIALKDVVPRVEKGYKMDAPDGCPAIVYELMKQCWHLDPNQRPSFRKLREQLEHIKDNELYQ